One segment of Sandaracinaceae bacterium DNA contains the following:
- a CDS encoding cyclic nucleotide-binding domain-containing protein: MSSPEPLVGRVERLVAMRSFPGWSELPTRDLVTLAAIARPRRIGVGEQVFTEGQPIQTVLLVLEGELALSRGGKRLGLYRESSGVGGLAAFARDPRGYDCLATRDSVVLELHAEDLEELFEDRFPILLAVIRELARENVELRRRLPPSAGFPTRSSAGDQCPAQALDLVERIFFLRRTLAFGAGRIDSLAELAKGAEEIRAEPGRVVWKVGDRADDALAIVCGTLRCRTEDGLAFELGAGDLAGGLDALGQVPRWYSAEVGEGLVALSMGRDLTVDVWEDHPDLALEVLQAFAAGLLALLERAAEAPPPSFPTIP; this comes from the coding sequence GTGTCCTCGCCTGAGCCCCTCGTCGGTCGCGTGGAGCGGCTCGTCGCGATGCGCAGCTTCCCGGGCTGGAGCGAGCTGCCGACGCGCGATCTCGTGACCCTGGCCGCCATCGCCCGGCCCCGCCGCATCGGCGTGGGCGAGCAGGTGTTCACGGAGGGCCAGCCCATCCAGACGGTGCTGCTCGTGCTCGAAGGCGAGCTCGCGCTGAGCCGCGGCGGCAAGCGCCTGGGCCTCTATCGCGAGAGCTCGGGCGTCGGCGGCCTCGCGGCGTTCGCGCGCGATCCGCGCGGCTACGACTGCCTCGCCACCCGGGACTCCGTCGTGCTCGAGCTGCACGCCGAGGATCTGGAGGAGCTGTTCGAGGATCGCTTCCCGATCCTGCTCGCCGTCATCCGCGAGCTCGCGCGCGAGAACGTCGAGCTCCGGCGCCGCCTCCCGCCGAGCGCGGGCTTCCCCACCCGCAGCAGCGCGGGGGATCAGTGCCCGGCCCAGGCCCTCGATCTGGTGGAGCGCATCTTCTTCCTCCGCCGGACCCTCGCCTTCGGCGCCGGCCGCATCGACAGCCTCGCGGAGCTGGCCAAGGGGGCCGAGGAGATCCGCGCCGAGCCCGGCCGCGTGGTGTGGAAGGTCGGCGACCGCGCCGACGACGCCCTCGCCATCGTCTGCGGCACGCTGCGCTGTCGCACCGAGGACGGCCTCGCGTTCGAGCTGGGCGCGGGAGATCTCGCGGGCGGCCTCGACGCGCTGGGGCAGGTCCCGCGCTGGTACTCGGCCGAGGTGGGCGAGGGGCTCGTGGCGCTCTCGATGGGGCGCGATCTGACGGTGGACGTCTGGGAAGATCACCCCGACCTCGCGCTCGAGGTCCTGCAGGCCTTCGCCGCCGGCCTGCTCGCGCTCCTGGAGCGGGCGGCCGAGGCCCCGCCGCCCTCGTTCCCGACGATCCCGTAG